In Chloracidobacterium sp., the following proteins share a genomic window:
- a CDS encoding (2Fe-2S)-binding protein, producing MNTSDMFQPYDRLIEIEILGEARSVPENNSLLRCFQFLSIESISYGDFCWNGTCLNCQVWLRIGKKEKAVMACRTQVEEGMVVLRVADEIELSEPPA from the coding sequence ATGAATACGTCTGATATGTTCCAGCCATATGACCGGCTCATTGAGATCGAGATACTCGGCGAAGCCCGATCGGTGCCGGAGAATAATTCTCTGCTTCGCTGCTTTCAGTTCCTTTCGATCGAGAGCATCTCCTACGGTGATTTCTGCTGGAACGGCACCTGCCTTAATTGTCAGGTCTGGCTCAGGATCGGGAAGAAAGAGAAAGCTGTGATGGCGTGCCGAACCCAAGTCGAAGAAGGTATGGTGGTATTGCGCGTCGCCGACGAGATCGAACTGTCAGAACCGCCTGCGTGA
- a CDS encoding efflux RND transporter periplasmic adaptor subunit: MLDLRTSAIFCLAGLSAACASSGGDRQARNANADAEPPPIAITVAKSESRDVASVIQATGSFTADEVSDIAPKVAGKVANIAVNVGQFVGSGAIIAKIDDRDARLELASARAAVKKARASVLQAEARLGLGSGGSFKASAIPEVRSANANYEQMKAELRQAEANEKRYRELAETGDVAMITYEQYRTARDTARSRANVAKEQLDAAVNTARQSNQAIASARADVESAQTQVALAEQAVTDTVVRAPFSGYISNRAVAVGEFVSTATVVATILRTNPIKLQIQVAEADVPYVSVGRGVSVQVDAYKDRRFAGSVIALNPAVDPASRSAQVEATFENGDNALRQGMFATVRINREGGSKGVFVSKAAVYNDEATQSYRVFVIQEGITKLRVVQLGVEEGDSWQILSGVDADETVATSNLGQLYEGAKVSF, translated from the coding sequence ATGCTCGATCTACGAACCAGTGCGATCTTTTGCTTAGCCGGCTTGTCAGCCGCGTGTGCTTCATCAGGCGGTGATCGTCAAGCGCGCAACGCCAATGCTGACGCCGAACCGCCGCCAATCGCGATCACGGTCGCAAAGAGCGAATCGCGTGATGTCGCGTCGGTCATCCAGGCGACCGGCAGTTTTACCGCGGACGAGGTGTCCGACATCGCGCCGAAAGTTGCCGGAAAGGTCGCGAATATTGCCGTCAACGTCGGCCAATTTGTCGGCAGCGGTGCCATTATCGCTAAGATCGACGACCGTGATGCTCGACTCGAGCTCGCGTCGGCGCGGGCCGCGGTAAAAAAGGCACGGGCCTCCGTTCTCCAAGCCGAGGCACGACTGGGACTCGGGTCCGGCGGTTCATTCAAAGCATCGGCCATTCCCGAGGTGCGGTCCGCAAATGCGAACTACGAACAAATGAAGGCGGAACTTCGCCAGGCGGAAGCAAACGAGAAACGCTATCGCGAGCTGGCGGAGACCGGCGACGTCGCAATGATCACCTATGAGCAGTATCGAACGGCCCGCGATACTGCGCGGTCGCGTGCAAATGTTGCAAAGGAACAGCTCGACGCGGCGGTCAATACCGCCCGACAAAGCAATCAGGCCATCGCAAGCGCGAGGGCCGATGTCGAATCTGCACAGACCCAGGTCGCCTTGGCGGAACAGGCCGTCACCGATACCGTCGTTCGGGCCCCATTTTCTGGCTATATCAGCAACCGCGCGGTCGCGGTGGGCGAATTCGTCTCGACCGCAACTGTCGTCGCCACGATCCTGCGGACAAACCCCATCAAATTACAGATCCAGGTTGCCGAGGCAGATGTGCCCTATGTATCGGTTGGCCGTGGTGTTTCCGTTCAGGTCGACGCTTACAAGGACCGCCGTTTTGCCGGCTCGGTCATCGCCCTGAATCCTGCGGTCGATCCGGCCTCTCGTTCTGCTCAGGTCGAGGCAACCTTCGAGAATGGTGATAACGCATTGCGACAAGGGATGTTCGCCACCGTCCGAATAAATCGGGAAGGCGGCAGCAAGGGCGTCTTCGTCTCGAAAGCCGCGGTTTACAACGACGAGGCGACGCAATCGTACCGCGTCTTTGTTATCCAGGAAGGAATTACGAAATTGCGGGTAGTCCAGTTAGGTGTCGAAGAAGGTGATTCCTGGCAGATCTTGTCGGGAGTAGATGCCGATGAGACAGTCGCGACGAGCAATCTTGGCCAGCTCTACGAGGGAGCAAAAGTAAGTTTCTAG
- a CDS encoding TolC family protein, translating into MAPIPIITRAFGLGAQFAGLGLALLLTGQTQAQTPTPTTTPEEPNPTAPTFSSPARPLPGLDRVGVTTADPLSLTLAAAIEMALKNNNDIDVSRNDAQIADFDLKAARGIYDPLVNSQTYFESRTTPTASTIGGAVDGKVTQRQFFNDLGLSGFVPRFGGSYDVVFNSARTNTSNRNATLNPQFPASLIASYVQPLWRNRRIDANRRSIQIAKKNIEISDSQLRSKAITVISDVEQAYWDLVYALRNLQVQTDTLRQAHEQLESNKRLAAKGVLAPIEIVAANSQIATLEQAVYAAKESITRAENSLKTLLLPDRNAPDWSRPLTPVTSAELDLPRIGLEVAVTEAFRNRPEIAQYDGLAEINRIDEKFYRNQAKPQIDLVGSYTSAGLAGTPNPLSSGGANVPANLRGGYFTSLGNLLAQDFPTYRAGVQITFPLRNRTAEANLGRVLVEGERIANNRAQVEQLIEADVRNTLQSLRSAESRLASATEGRIAAEGLYASEQRQFRAGTTTFYLVLQRQTDLTAALGRELQARTDLNKAVSEFNRAIGSTLSVNNVSVTK; encoded by the coding sequence ATGGCGCCAATACCGATCATCACTCGCGCTTTCGGCCTCGGCGCTCAATTCGCAGGATTGGGCCTCGCCCTGCTGCTCACCGGACAAACTCAGGCTCAAACGCCGACGCCCACGACAACGCCGGAGGAGCCGAACCCGACGGCTCCGACATTCAGTTCGCCGGCGCGTCCGCTGCCGGGCCTCGATCGCGTCGGTGTTACGACAGCGGACCCGCTGTCACTCACGCTCGCCGCTGCGATCGAGATGGCTCTGAAGAACAACAACGATATCGACGTTTCACGAAATGATGCACAGATTGCTGACTTTGATCTGAAAGCCGCTCGCGGCATCTACGATCCGCTCGTTAACTCCCAGACGTACTTCGAGAGCCGAACGACGCCGACGGCCTCGACCATTGGCGGCGCTGTCGACGGCAAGGTGACGCAGCGTCAGTTCTTTAACGATCTCGGCCTGTCGGGTTTCGTCCCGCGATTTGGCGGGTCGTATGACGTCGTCTTTAACTCGGCCCGCACGAATACGTCTAATCGCAACGCCACGCTTAACCCTCAGTTCCCGGCGAGTCTCATCGCGTCATACGTTCAGCCGCTCTGGCGTAACCGTAGGATCGACGCGAATCGGCGCTCGATCCAGATCGCCAAAAAGAATATCGAGATCTCCGATTCACAACTCCGATCAAAAGCTATCACCGTGATCTCGGACGTCGAACAAGCTTACTGGGACCTTGTATATGCCTTGAGAAACCTGCAGGTCCAGACCGATACTTTGCGGCAGGCCCACGAACAACTCGAGAGCAATAAACGACTGGCAGCGAAAGGCGTTCTCGCCCCGATCGAGATCGTCGCGGCAAACTCACAGATCGCGACGCTTGAGCAGGCCGTCTATGCCGCCAAGGAGAGCATTACGCGAGCTGAGAATTCCTTAAAAACGCTGCTGTTGCCGGACCGCAATGCTCCCGATTGGTCGCGGCCGCTGACGCCCGTAACATCCGCCGAACTCGACCTGCCGCGGATCGGGCTTGAGGTTGCCGTCACCGAGGCGTTCAGGAATCGGCCTGAGATTGCCCAATATGATGGCTTGGCCGAGATAAATCGCATTGACGAAAAGTTCTACCGCAACCAGGCCAAACCGCAGATCGACCTCGTCGGCTCATACACGTCCGCCGGCCTCGCCGGCACGCCAAATCCGCTCTCGTCCGGCGGCGCGAACGTACCCGCGAATCTGCGCGGAGGTTATTTTACATCGCTTGGCAATCTGCTCGCCCAAGACTTCCCAACCTACCGCGCCGGAGTGCAGATAACGTTTCCTTTGAGGAATCGAACCGCCGAGGCCAATCTCGGCCGTGTGCTTGTCGAGGGTGAACGCATCGCCAACAACCGCGCTCAGGTCGAACAGTTGATCGAAGCTGACGTTCGCAACACGCTCCAGTCTCTTCGCTCGGCCGAATCTCGGCTCGCTTCAGCGACCGAGGGCAGGATCGCAGCCGAAGGGCTCTATGCCAGCGAGCAGCGGCAGTTTCGAGCCGGCACAACGACCTTCTACCTCGTACTTCAGCGCCAAACCGACCTGACCGCCGCTCTCGGCCGCGAGCTTCAGGCCCGCACCGATCTGAATAAGGCCGTCTCAGAGTTTAACCGAGCGATCGGCTCCACGCTCTCCGTCAACAACGTCTCGGTCACCAAATAG
- a CDS encoding efflux RND transporter permease subunit, producing MQWLAEICVHRPVFATVIVMFLTVVGGFSFFTLGVDRFPKIDLPTISVRTSNPGAAPEEIETEITDVIEGALNTVPGVEEMRSSSSRGSSNVTLAFNLDKDPDVAFQEVQQKLSNVLNRLPETADPPSAQKSDPDSQPILMYTISAPRNVMELSEQVEELIQKRIESADGVGEVFIWGARSPQIRINVNPDRLRAFNIAVTEVTAAIRSQNQEMPGGSIVEGQRTLGVRTMSKLTEVGQFNDVVIATRNGFPIKIKDIGTVEKTGGEPSSAASLDGSPAVSVGIRKQAGANTIAVINNVKTRMASIIPNLPDDMKVVLVRDQAEFIQNSLTAIEEHLVLGGLFAAVVVFLFLWNFRSTIIAALAIPVSIIAAFAAIAALGYSLNQMTMLALTLMVGIVIDDAIVVLENIYRFVEEKGVDPFRAAVEGTREIGLAVLATTLSLLAVFVPVGFMTGIVGRFMSSFGLTAAAAIAVSLIVSFTLTPMLAARWIKRKKVQSSEFSVQSVDDRDVAITSENENTESRTLDSEHSSKSGWFYSKVEGTYTWLLRLAMRFRWAVVLICIVTVASIVPLYKFVGMAFLPDEDESLFQVNLRGPQGTSLSATQSMLDRIARDIRAEVPGVRNTLILAGFGRGSGSNNGFINVALLPVKERARSQADLINQTRQIAKKYSSKDYQVSVSASSSIAGSIGLGRGGSGVGMYIAGPDMAKLTEYANAMVEKMKQDPVYRDPDTSIEVGNPEVRVTIDRTKAADLGVRAGDVAQALNILSAGQIVSTYSENSRQYDVVVRAEESYRRDRSNFRFFTVSSSNGGTVDLDRVIKIAEGTSPSSISRLNRQRQVTVSAGLPPNAAESDAIAKMERIASELNMPAEYVTGVTGQSKELQKAYNAFLYAFLLSFVFMYLILAAQFESFIHPVTILLTLPLAVPFALLSTAIAGQTLNIFSALGILLLFGIVKKNAILQIDHTNNLRSQGMGRYDAIIQANRDRLRPILMTTIALVAGMVPLILGTGAGAATNRSIGILVVGGQSLCLLLTLLAVPVFYSLFDDAAETAVWQKISGGVGSIFSVFKKKKADSGADTI from the coding sequence ATGCAATGGCTGGCTGAAATATGCGTCCACCGACCGGTCTTTGCGACCGTGATCGTCATGTTCCTGACCGTGGTGGGCGGTTTTAGCTTCTTTACCCTGGGCGTCGATCGATTCCCAAAGATCGACCTGCCTACGATCTCTGTCAGAACAAGCAATCCCGGAGCCGCTCCTGAGGAGATCGAGACCGAGATCACCGACGTTATCGAGGGTGCTCTGAACACTGTTCCCGGTGTCGAGGAAATGCGGTCCAGCTCGTCGCGCGGAAGCTCGAATGTCACGCTGGCCTTCAACCTCGACAAGGACCCTGATGTCGCCTTTCAAGAGGTCCAGCAAAAGCTCAGCAACGTCCTCAACCGATTGCCCGAAACAGCCGACCCGCCGTCAGCACAAAAGAGCGACCCCGATTCGCAGCCGATCCTGATGTACACCATCAGTGCTCCGCGAAATGTAATGGAGCTGAGCGAACAGGTCGAGGAGCTCATTCAGAAACGGATCGAGAGTGCTGACGGCGTCGGCGAAGTTTTCATTTGGGGCGCGCGTTCGCCGCAGATCAGGATAAACGTCAATCCCGACAGGCTTCGAGCATTCAATATCGCTGTCACCGAGGTAACGGCCGCGATCCGCTCACAGAATCAGGAAATGCCGGGCGGCTCGATCGTCGAGGGGCAGCGAACGCTCGGCGTTCGGACGATGAGCAAGTTGACAGAGGTCGGTCAATTCAATGATGTCGTAATCGCGACGCGCAACGGATTTCCGATAAAGATCAAGGACATCGGAACGGTCGAAAAAACAGGCGGCGAGCCCTCCTCCGCCGCCTCGCTTGACGGGAGCCCTGCGGTCTCTGTCGGCATCCGTAAGCAGGCCGGTGCTAACACCATCGCGGTCATCAACAACGTCAAGACACGGATGGCCTCGATCATTCCAAACCTGCCTGACGATATGAAGGTCGTTCTGGTTCGCGACCAGGCAGAGTTCATCCAGAACTCGCTGACAGCCATCGAAGAACACCTCGTGCTTGGCGGCTTGTTCGCCGCCGTCGTCGTCTTTCTGTTCTTGTGGAATTTTCGGTCGACGATCATCGCAGCATTGGCAATACCGGTATCTATCATCGCAGCGTTTGCCGCAATTGCGGCCCTCGGTTATTCGCTGAACCAGATGACGATGCTGGCACTGACGCTAATGGTCGGCATCGTTATCGACGATGCGATCGTCGTGTTGGAGAATATCTATCGCTTTGTCGAGGAAAAGGGCGTCGATCCGTTTCGGGCAGCCGTTGAAGGAACTCGAGAGATCGGACTCGCCGTGCTGGCGACGACGCTGTCTCTGCTGGCGGTTTTCGTTCCGGTCGGTTTCATGACCGGTATCGTCGGCCGTTTTATGTCGTCCTTCGGCCTTACAGCAGCGGCGGCGATCGCAGTTTCGCTGATAGTTTCGTTCACGCTCACGCCAATGCTTGCGGCACGGTGGATCAAGCGGAAGAAGGTTCAGAGCTCAGAGTTTAGTGTTCAGAGTGTCGATGATCGCGATGTGGCCATTACATCGGAAAACGAAAACACTGAAAGCAGAACGCTGGATTCTGAACACAGTTCCAAGTCCGGCTGGTTCTACAGCAAGGTCGAGGGAACATACACATGGCTGCTGCGGCTCGCAATGAGGTTTCGCTGGGCGGTCGTGCTGATTTGTATCGTCACAGTGGCGTCGATCGTGCCGCTTTACAAATTTGTCGGCATGGCGTTCCTGCCCGACGAGGATGAATCGCTCTTTCAGGTAAATCTACGAGGCCCGCAGGGCACGTCGCTCTCGGCGACACAATCAATGCTCGACCGCATAGCCCGTGATATCCGTGCCGAGGTGCCCGGCGTGAGAAACACGCTCATTCTCGCCGGTTTCGGCCGTGGTTCGGGCTCGAACAACGGATTTATCAACGTCGCGCTGCTGCCGGTAAAAGAGCGGGCTCGTTCGCAGGCAGATCTCATCAACCAAACGCGGCAGATCGCAAAAAAATACTCGTCAAAGGACTATCAGGTCTCGGTCTCGGCGTCCTCATCGATCGCCGGCAGCATCGGCTTGGGTCGCGGCGGATCAGGTGTCGGCATGTATATCGCCGGGCCGGACATGGCAAAGCTGACCGAGTATGCCAACGCAATGGTCGAGAAAATGAAGCAGGATCCTGTCTATCGCGATCCTGACACGTCGATCGAGGTCGGCAATCCTGAAGTCCGTGTCACTATCGACCGCACAAAAGCCGCCGACCTCGGCGTGCGGGCCGGCGATGTCGCGCAGGCGTTAAATATCCTGTCCGCCGGCCAGATCGTATCGACCTACAGCGAGAATTCGCGTCAATACGACGTCGTGGTCCGTGCCGAGGAATCCTATCGACGCGACCGCAGCAACTTTCGATTCTTTACCGTCAGCTCATCCAACGGCGGCACCGTCGATCTCGACCGCGTCATCAAGATCGCCGAGGGCACGTCGCCGTCGTCGATCAGCCGACTCAATCGCCAGCGTCAGGTCACCGTCTCGGCCGGACTGCCGCCAAACGCAGCTGAATCTGACGCGATCGCAAAAATGGAGCGCATCGCCAGCGAGCTTAATATGCCGGCCGAATATGTAACGGGCGTGACCGGCCAGTCAAAGGAGCTGCAAAAGGCTTATAACGCATTCCTCTACGCGTTTCTGCTCTCATTCGTATTTATGTATCTGATCCTGGCGGCTCAGTTCGAATCGTTCATCCATCCGGTCACGATCCTGCTGACGTTGCCGCTTGCGGTACCATTCGCATTGCTTTCGACCGCCATCGCCGGGCAAACGCTTAATATCTTTTCTGCCCTCGGCATCCTCCTGCTGTTCGGTATCGTGAAAAAGAACGCGATCCTCCAGATCGATCACACCAACAATCTCCGCTCTCAGGGCATGGGCCGCTACGATGCGATAATTCAGGCGAACCGCGACCGCCTGCGTCCCATCCTGATGACAACAATCGCTCTGGTTGCCGGAATGGTCCCTCTCATCCTCGGCACCGGTGCCGGTGCGGCCACCAACCGCTCGATCGGGATCTTGGTCGTCGGCGGCCAATCGCTTTGCCTGCTGCTTACGCTGTTGGCGGTGCCGGTCTTTTATTCGCTGTTTGATGACGCCGCCGAAACGGCCGTCTGGCAAAAGATATCGGGCGGCGTCGGCAGCATCTTTTCGGTTTTCAAGAAGAAAAAGGCCGATTCAGGAGCCGACACGATCTAA
- a CDS encoding insulinase family protein, with protein sequence MATFAVTAAVVLCLVPAAAAQKRGGIKVPVTYYKLGNGLKVVLSPEHSAPLVTVAVYYNIGFRIEPRDRTGFAHLFEHLMFQGSKNLGKMEFIRLVESNGGVLNGSTRFDFTNYFAVVPAHKTETLLWAEADRMKGLDITQENLTNQQGVVSNEVKVNVLNQPYGSFPWIDLPMAAFTNWYNAHNFYGDLKDLDAATLDDAKAFAAKYYQPQNAVLVVAGDFDEKATKGWVDKYFAKIPSQKPEPLPELTEPRQEKEKTVTRTDALAKKPAIGFGYQMPKRGTPEYYAMGLLDQILLQGEDSMLFQELVKNKTYTSGLSGGINGYLGNMFNYNGPMLFSVDLIHDEKYTPEEILAAADKVIAQVQDKAVDQKTIERAIVKLRSGLYDTMTQFGGFGRADLLASFALFDDKPDNINQIEANFKKVTPAMIQKTAKEYLRKTNRTVVILDVEKSATAE encoded by the coding sequence ATGGCCACCTTTGCCGTGACCGCTGCCGTCGTGTTGTGTCTCGTTCCGGCCGCGGCCGCGCAGAAGAGAGGCGGCATCAAGGTGCCCGTAACGTATTACAAGCTCGGCAACGGCCTTAAGGTCGTGCTCTCGCCCGAGCATTCGGCACCGCTCGTGACAGTAGCCGTGTATTACAACATTGGCTTTCGGATCGAGCCGCGCGACCGCACCGGCTTTGCGCATCTATTCGAACACCTCATGTTCCAGGGCTCAAAGAATCTGGGCAAGATGGAATTCATCCGGCTCGTCGAATCGAACGGCGGCGTGCTCAACGGCTCGACTCGGTTCGATTTTACGAACTATTTTGCCGTCGTCCCTGCCCACAAGACCGAGACACTGCTCTGGGCCGAGGCCGACCGAATGAAGGGACTCGACATTACGCAGGAAAACCTCACCAACCAGCAAGGCGTCGTCTCAAACGAGGTCAAGGTCAATGTGCTGAACCAACCCTACGGCTCGTTCCCATGGATCGATCTGCCGATGGCAGCGTTCACAAACTGGTACAACGCACACAACTTTTACGGCGACCTCAAGGACCTCGATGCCGCGACGCTCGACGATGCAAAGGCCTTCGCGGCCAAGTACTACCAGCCGCAAAATGCCGTATTGGTAGTGGCCGGCGATTTTGATGAAAAGGCAACGAAGGGCTGGGTCGATAAGTATTTCGCAAAGATACCGTCGCAAAAGCCCGAGCCGCTTCCTGAGTTGACCGAGCCGCGTCAGGAAAAGGAAAAGACGGTCACCCGCACGGATGCGCTCGCAAAGAAGCCCGCCATCGGCTTCGGCTATCAGATGCCAAAGCGCGGCACGCCTGAGTATTATGCGATGGGCCTGCTCGACCAGATACTGCTTCAGGGCGAGGATTCGATGCTGTTTCAGGAGCTCGTTAAGAACAAGACCTACACCAGCGGCCTCAGCGGCGGTATCAACGGCTATTTGGGCAATATGTTCAATTACAATGGCCCGATGCTCTTTAGTGTCGACCTGATCCACGACGAAAAATATACGCCCGAGGAAATACTGGCCGCCGCCGATAAGGTCATCGCACAGGTTCAGGACAAGGCCGTCGATCAAAAAACGATCGAGCGAGCGATCGTCAAACTTCGCAGCGGGCTCTACGACACGATGACGCAATTCGGCGGCTTTGGCCGGGCCGACCTTCTGGCGAGCTTTGCCCTGTTTGACGACAAACCCGACAACATCAACCAGATCGAGGCGAATTTCAAAAAAGTAACGCCCGCAATGATCCAAAAGACCGCAAAGGAATATTTGCGAAAAACCAATCGCACGGTCGTCATCCTTGATGTCGAAAAATCGGCCACCGCGGAGTAA
- a CDS encoding glutaredoxin translates to MAIVIYTKPGCPYCQQARDHYNSHGVEFTEYDAQTDKGRQREMLAITDGDPTVPAIIEDGVWKQSGWGDPLRG, encoded by the coding sequence ATGGCAATAGTAATTTACACCAAGCCCGGATGTCCGTACTGTCAACAGGCGCGTGACCATTACAACTCGCACGGGGTCGAGTTTACCGAATACGACGCTCAGACGGACAAGGGCCGTCAGCGCGAGATGCTTGCCATTACTGACGGCGATCCAACGGTTCCGGCGATCATCGAGGACGGGGTTTGGAAGCAGTCCGGCTGGGGCGATCCGCTCCGCGGCTGA
- a CDS encoding insulinase family protein: MQNSKFKIVNRAFSLRLCTFAVISFVLPLAIAAQKETPPAGGQPKAFVFPKQDTYKLSNGMRVTLVQYGSVPKVAMQAVVRAGSLNEMSNQRWISDMVSTLLKEGTSNRTAEQIARETAEMGGSIFSSAGTDKTVIGGESLSEFDTRFLSLLADVMLHPKFAADDLAKVRANKLRELAISKAQPGTLAWEKFRSVIFPDHAYGSIFPTEEGLRAYTMQDVKSFYYNQYGAARTHLYVVGQFDAAKMRAAIEKVFSNWKKGPEPIRNPPKIAAKYSLDVIDRPGAPQSTIYLGMPAMSPSDDDFIKFTVMDSLLGSSFGSRITANIRENKGYTYSPNSFIWNRYKTGYWIENADVTTEHTGASIKEILYEIERLQKEPPSDAELQGIKNYLVGIYVLQNSSRTGVIGQLESGDYNELGPNYLDTYVQKLTAVTPSDISEMARKYLLKDKMTFVVVGDKAKITDQLKPYEN, from the coding sequence ATGCAAAATTCTAAATTCAAAATTGTAAATAGAGCCTTTTCTCTGCGTCTCTGCACCTTTGCGGTTATTTCCTTCGTTCTGCCGCTCGCGATCGCGGCACAGAAAGAAACGCCTCCGGCCGGCGGCCAGCCCAAGGCGTTCGTTTTCCCAAAGCAAGACACCTACAAGCTCAGCAACGGCATGCGCGTGACGCTCGTGCAATACGGCTCCGTGCCAAAGGTCGCCATGCAGGCCGTCGTTCGCGCGGGCTCGCTCAACGAGATGAGCAACCAGCGTTGGATCTCGGACATGGTATCGACGCTGTTAAAGGAAGGCACATCGAATCGCACTGCCGAACAGATCGCTCGTGAGACCGCCGAAATGGGCGGCAGCATCTTCTCCTCGGCCGGGACCGACAAAACTGTCATCGGCGGTGAGTCATTATCAGAATTTGATACGCGCTTTCTCTCGCTGTTGGCCGACGTGATGCTCCATCCAAAATTTGCAGCCGACGATCTCGCAAAGGTCCGGGCCAATAAGCTCCGCGAGCTCGCTATCAGCAAAGCACAGCCCGGCACGCTGGCGTGGGAAAAGTTTCGCTCAGTCATCTTCCCGGATCACGCATATGGCTCGATCTTTCCGACCGAGGAAGGCCTCAGGGCATATACGATGCAGGACGTTAAGTCCTTTTATTACAACCAGTACGGAGCGGCACGTACCCACCTGTATGTCGTGGGCCAGTTCGACGCAGCGAAGATGAGAGCGGCTATCGAGAAAGTATTTAGTAACTGGAAGAAAGGCCCCGAACCGATCCGCAACCCGCCAAAGATAGCCGCGAAGTACTCGCTCGACGTCATCGACCGGCCCGGTGCTCCACAATCGACCATCTATCTCGGAATGCCCGCGATGTCGCCCTCGGATGACGACTTTATCAAATTTACCGTGATGGACTCGCTCCTCGGCAGTTCGTTCGGCTCGCGCATCACCGCCAACATCCGCGAGAACAAAGGCTACACCTATTCGCCCAACAGCTTTATCTGGAACCGCTACAAAACGGGCTATTGGATCGAGAACGCCGACGTCACCACCGAGCACACCGGCGCTTCGATCAAGGAGATCCTCTACGAGATCGAACGCCTGCAAAAAGAACCGCCGTCCGACGCCGAGCTGCAGGGCATCAAGAATTATCTGGTCGGCATCTACGTCCTGCAAAACTCATCCCGCACCGGCGTGATCGGCCAACTCGAATCCGGCGACTACAACGAACTTGGCCCAAACTATCTGGACACCTACGTCCAAAAACTAACCGCCGTCACCCCATCAGACATCTCCGAAATGGCCCGAAAGTATCTCCTAAAAGACAAAATGACGTTCGTCGTCGTCGGCGACAAAGCCAAGATCACCGATCAGCTGAAGCCATACGAGAACTGA